A genome region from Sardina pilchardus chromosome 22, fSarPil1.1, whole genome shotgun sequence includes the following:
- the LOC134070605 gene encoding interferon a3-like, which produces MRSADQGAGVESEILIGCPWMQDKFPQYSRTYLTLLEEMGEKITEDSVGVHFPDELYRLARKSQPERIIRFIAQVLDEVSILLDEDLNVVAWDQKKLKDFMSTLDTQLVATQSCVNKTKGNKRLHLYFRKLRSETLQMGDKAQAWELIRKEVHRHLTKVDLLASTRL; this is translated from the exons ATGCGGTCGGCAGATCAAGGAGCTGGAGTGGAAAGTGAAATCCTCATAG GTTGTCCATGGATGCAGGACAAATTCCCGCAGTATAGCAGGACATATTTGACCTTGCTGGAAGAGATG GGTGAGAAGATAACCGAGGACAGCGTGGGAGTTCATTTCCCTGATGAGCTGTACAGACTTGCAAGAAAGTCACAG CCTGAGAGGATCATCAGGTTCATAGCCCAGGTGCTGGACGAGGTGTCGATCCTGCTGGACGAGGATCTGAACGTCGTGGCCTGGGACCAGAAGAAGCTGAAGGACTTCATGAGCACCCTGGACACACAGCTTGTGGCAACTCAGTCATGT gttaATAAGACTAAAGGGAATAAGAGACTGCACCTGTACTTCAGGAAACTGAGAAGTGAAACACTGCAAATG GGGGACAAGGCCCAGGCCTGGGAGCTGATCAGGAAGGAGGTTCACCGCCACCTGACGAAGGTCGACCTTCTGGCCAGCACACGCCTCTAA